A genomic region of Chelmon rostratus isolate fCheRos1 chromosome 8, fCheRos1.pri, whole genome shotgun sequence contains the following coding sequences:
- the polr3glb gene encoding RNA polymerase III subunit GL b translates to MAGRGRGRGRRMMSFSVESVGINRGDTLPPSIQQPTPLFPVMEQKPLPLTGGEEVEYLLALKQEFRGAMKSLPCFIQPAAAHRDVERYSDKYHISEQTDGQTDWTPDWKRFPKELRVHVKKPARDRVSAAVCHSDRVQSGQKKKRVKAKEEVLLKLETLEKKEERGSSGEEEEEEGEEKKKKQEEEEVEGEEEYDEEEFEEETDYVMSYFDNGEEFGGDSDDNMDEAIY, encoded by the exons ATGGCGGGCCGAGGTCGTGGGCGGGGCCGGAGGATGATGAGTTTCAGTGTGGAGTCAGTCGGCATCAACCGAGGAGACACTTtacctccatccatccagcagCCTACACCTCTGTTTCCT gtgatGGAACAGAAGCCCCTCCCTCTGACAGgtggggaggaggtggagtatCTGTTAGCTCTCAAACAGGAGTTCAGAGGAGCCATGAAGAGTCTACCCTGCTTCATCcaaccagctgctgcacacagag aTGTGGAGCGATACTCTGATAAATATCACATCAGCgagcagacagatggacagacagactggactCCAG ACTGGAAGAGGTTCCCTAAAGAACTCAGAGTCCACGTCAAGAAACCTGCCAGAGACC gtgtATCTGCAGCCGTCTGTCACTCTGATAGAGTTCAGTCtggtcagaagaagaaaagagtcAAGGCGAAAGAGGAAGTGCTTCTCAAATTGGAG ACtctggagaagaaggaggagcgGGGgagctcaggagaggaggaggaggaggagggagaagagaagaagaagaagcaggaggaagaggaggttgagggagaggaggagtaCGATGAAGAGGAGTTTGAGGAG GAGACGGATTACGTCATGTCCTACTTTGATAACGGAGAGGAGTTCGGAGGCGACAGTGACGACAACATGGACGAGGCTATTTACTGA
- the LOC121610689 gene encoding thioredoxin-interacting protein-like: MVLFPANKLKVFLLVFSDPARSFYSSGEKLSGCVHLEAEQTCKVTGLTVTAAGCARVDHRGRKNRKNRSQEVEYLKYEEELRLEEVLTEDPDGGFLLQSGKTYSFQFGFELPAAGRLVSSYKGKFGSVRYYVRAVLDRPSQHALQCEKEFEVEEPLDVNRADLLAPAAASIQKKVTCMFIPDGQVSISAQIDRKGFCEGEEININAKFENTCSRIVVPKAAIIAKHSYVADGRTKELRQKLTAVRGNHIISGMCDMWQGKTIRVPKLKPSLLGCDIIKVDYALMIYLHIPGSEKLILELPLVIGTIPFSGVGSRTSSMSSQAGSLSSWSSFPSAPPSYSNIHRDLRVGGPRTPLLYDYDGGEDEEEDGGLFMRAPELQYPPPPAYSEVDQDAVNPPQVVQVF; this comes from the exons ATGGTTCTGTTTCCAGCCAACAAACTCAAAGTCTTCCTGCTGGTTTTCTCGGATCCCGCCAGGTCCTTCTACAGCAGCGGGGAGAAACTGTCCGGCTGCGTGCACCTGGAGGCGGAGCAAACCTGCAAGGTGACCGGCCTCACGGTCACCGCCGCCGGCTGCGCCCGCGTGGACCACCGCGGTCGGAAGAACCGCAAAAACCGCAGCCAGGAGGTGGAATACCTGAAGTACGAGGAAGagctgaggctggaggaggTGCTCACTGAAG ACCCGGATGGGggcttcctgctgcagtctggtaAAACCTACAGCTTCCAGTTTGGCTTCGAGCTGCCTGCAGCTGG ACGTCTGGTGTCATCCTACAAAGGAAAGTTCGGTTCTGTCCGTTACTACGTGCGGGCGGTGCTGGACAGGCCTTCCCAGCATGCCTTGCAGTGTGAGAAGGAGTTTGAGGTGGAGGAGCCGCTGGACGTCAACCGGGCAGACCTGCTG gctccagctgcagcctccatACAGAAGAAGGTCACCTGCATGTTCATCCCTGACGGTCAGGTGTCCATCAGCGCTCAGATTGACAGGAAGGGATTCTGTGAGGGAGAAGAAATCAACATCAACGCCAAGTTTGAGAACACCTGTTCACGTATCGTTGTGCCGAAGGCCGCCATCATCGCCAAACACTCGTATGTTGCCGACGGACGCACCAAG gaGTTGCGTCAGAAACTGACGGCGGTTCGAGGAAACCACATCATCTCTGGAATGTGCGACATGTGGCAGGGGAAGACCATCAGAGTCCCCAAACTGAAGCCGTCGCTGCTCGgctgtgacatcatcaaggtGGACTATGCACTCATG atcTACCTGCACATCCCCGGCAGCGAGAAGCTGATCCTGGAGCTGCCTCTGGTCATCGGGACCATCCCGTTCAGCGGCGTCGgcagcagaaccagcagcaTGAGCAGCCAGGCCGGATCCCTGAGCAGCTGGTCCTCCTTCCCCTCGGCCCCCCCGAGCTACAGCAACATCCACAGAGACCTGAGAGTGGGCGGCCCCCGCACCCCCCTGCTCTACGACTACGACGGgggggaggacgaggaggaggacggtGGGCTCTTCATGAGAGCACCAGAGCTGCAgtacccccctccccccgcaTACAGTGAG GTGGATCAGGACGCCGTCAACCCTCCTCAGGTTGTTCAGGTCTTCTGA
- the bnipl gene encoding bcl-2/adenovirus E1B 19 kDa-interacting protein 2-like protein isoform X1, producing MSSPAGHTGRFTEDRSPVGATVPPNIQDMELREEWQDDGFPRPLPEDCGSPEETQSPSGAEQRPAPPTSLALSGTVGGGAKRRLVAPSLSVTLSRRDSHDGFSAAALSATPDETPSLDINLEALETPSGSETGTLPDSAHELEWEDDLPRMARGGLRAVARSPLEQSEGLMELDQVDSRGRRWRRFCISGHEYHVNMSVLEPYLQVLSHGGYYGDEMNAIILFTSCYLPENTVEDYEYVMDNLFRYIVGTLDLMVSENYLLVYLCAMAPRNKLPAIKWLHQCYTSIDRRLKKDLKGLLVVHPAWYIKALITVVKPFISEKFSRKIRFIQSLQELSQVIPTDRLQIPDAIRHFDEKLNR from the exons ATGAGCTCCCCCGCCGGGCACACGGGCAGGTTCACCGAGGACAG ATCTCCTGTAGGGGCCACGGTCCCCCCCAACATCCAAGACatggagctgagggaggagtGGCAGGACGACGGCTTCCCCAG GCCTCTCCCAGAGGACTGTGGGAGTCCAGAAGAGACACAGAGCCCATCAGGTGCTGAGCAGCGACCAG cCCCGCCCACCAGCCTTGCTCTATCAGGAACAGTTGGGGGCGGGGCTAAGAGGCGTCTGGTGGCCCCCTCTCTCAGTGTCACTCTGAGCCGCAGAGACTCTCACGACGGCTTCTCTGCCGCCGCGCTGTCGGCGACGCCGGACGAGACGCCGTCTCTCGACATCAACCTCGAGGCCCTGGAGACGCCGTCAGGCAGCGAGACGGGAACCCTGCCGGACAGCGCGCACGAGCTGGAGTGGGAGG ATGACCTCCCCCGGATGGCGCGGGGCGGGCTCAGGGCTGTGGCCAGGAGTCCGTTGGAGCAGTCAGAGGGTCTAATGGAGCTGGACCAGGTGGACAGCAGGGGGCGTCGCTGGAGGAGGTTCTGCATCTCCGGACACGAATATCACGTCAACATGAGCGTCCTGGAGCCGTACCTTCAGGTCCTGTCACacggag GTTACTACGGAGATGAGATGAACGCCATCATCCTGTTCACCTCCTGCTACCTGCCAGAGAACACGGTGGAGGACTACGAGTATGTCATGGACAACCTGTTCAG GTACATTGTGGGGACATTGGACCTGATGGTTTCAGAGAACTACCTGCTGGTCTACCTGTGTGCTATGGCTCCCAGAAACAAACTACCGGCCATCAAATGGCTTCACCAGTGCTACACGTCCATCGACAGGAG GCTGAAGAAGGACCTGAAGGGGCTGCTGGTCGTCCATCCTGCATGGTACATCAAAGCTCTCATCACCGTGGTCAAACCCTTCATCAG TGAGAAGTTCAGCAGGAAGATTCGGTTCATCCAGAGTCTGCAGGAGCTGTCTCAGGTCATCCCCACAGATAGACTGCAGATCCCAGATGCAATACGCCA CTTTGATGAGAAGTTGAACAGATGA
- the bnipl gene encoding bcl-2/adenovirus E1B 19 kDa-interacting protein 2-like protein isoform X2, with translation MELREEWQDDGFPRPLPEDCGSPEETQSPSGAEQRPAPPTSLALSGTVGGGAKRRLVAPSLSVTLSRRDSHDGFSAAALSATPDETPSLDINLEALETPSGSETGTLPDSAHELEWEDDLPRMARGGLRAVARSPLEQSEGLMELDQVDSRGRRWRRFCISGHEYHVNMSVLEPYLQVLSHGGYYGDEMNAIILFTSCYLPENTVEDYEYVMDNLFRYIVGTLDLMVSENYLLVYLCAMAPRNKLPAIKWLHQCYTSIDRRLKKDLKGLLVVHPAWYIKALITVVKPFISEKFSRKIRFIQSLQELSQVIPTDRLQIPDAIRHFDEKLNR, from the exons atggagctgagggaggagtGGCAGGACGACGGCTTCCCCAG GCCTCTCCCAGAGGACTGTGGGAGTCCAGAAGAGACACAGAGCCCATCAGGTGCTGAGCAGCGACCAG cCCCGCCCACCAGCCTTGCTCTATCAGGAACAGTTGGGGGCGGGGCTAAGAGGCGTCTGGTGGCCCCCTCTCTCAGTGTCACTCTGAGCCGCAGAGACTCTCACGACGGCTTCTCTGCCGCCGCGCTGTCGGCGACGCCGGACGAGACGCCGTCTCTCGACATCAACCTCGAGGCCCTGGAGACGCCGTCAGGCAGCGAGACGGGAACCCTGCCGGACAGCGCGCACGAGCTGGAGTGGGAGG ATGACCTCCCCCGGATGGCGCGGGGCGGGCTCAGGGCTGTGGCCAGGAGTCCGTTGGAGCAGTCAGAGGGTCTAATGGAGCTGGACCAGGTGGACAGCAGGGGGCGTCGCTGGAGGAGGTTCTGCATCTCCGGACACGAATATCACGTCAACATGAGCGTCCTGGAGCCGTACCTTCAGGTCCTGTCACacggag GTTACTACGGAGATGAGATGAACGCCATCATCCTGTTCACCTCCTGCTACCTGCCAGAGAACACGGTGGAGGACTACGAGTATGTCATGGACAACCTGTTCAG GTACATTGTGGGGACATTGGACCTGATGGTTTCAGAGAACTACCTGCTGGTCTACCTGTGTGCTATGGCTCCCAGAAACAAACTACCGGCCATCAAATGGCTTCACCAGTGCTACACGTCCATCGACAGGAG GCTGAAGAAGGACCTGAAGGGGCTGCTGGTCGTCCATCCTGCATGGTACATCAAAGCTCTCATCACCGTGGTCAAACCCTTCATCAG TGAGAAGTTCAGCAGGAAGATTCGGTTCATCCAGAGTCTGCAGGAGCTGTCTCAGGTCATCCCCACAGATAGACTGCAGATCCCAGATGCAATACGCCA CTTTGATGAGAAGTTGAACAGATGA
- the bnipl gene encoding bcl-2/adenovirus E1B 19 kDa-interacting protein 2-like protein isoform X3 has product MSSPAGHTGRFTEDRSPVGATVPPNIQDMELREEWQDDGFPRPLPEDCGSPEETQSPSGAEQRPAPPTSLALSGTVGGGAKRRLVAPSLSVTLSRRDSHDGFSAAALSATPDETPSLDINLEALETPSGSETGTLPDSAHELEWEDDLPRMARGGLRAVARSPLEQSEGLMELDQVDSRGRRWRRFCISGHEYHVNMSVLEPYLQVLSHGGYYGDEMNAIILFTSCYLPENTVEDYEYVMDNLFRYIVGTLDLMVSENYLLVYLCAMAPRNKLPAIKWLHQCYTSIDRRLKKDLKGLLVVHPAWYIKALITVVKPFIRSATHTSLFTL; this is encoded by the exons ATGAGCTCCCCCGCCGGGCACACGGGCAGGTTCACCGAGGACAG ATCTCCTGTAGGGGCCACGGTCCCCCCCAACATCCAAGACatggagctgagggaggagtGGCAGGACGACGGCTTCCCCAG GCCTCTCCCAGAGGACTGTGGGAGTCCAGAAGAGACACAGAGCCCATCAGGTGCTGAGCAGCGACCAG cCCCGCCCACCAGCCTTGCTCTATCAGGAACAGTTGGGGGCGGGGCTAAGAGGCGTCTGGTGGCCCCCTCTCTCAGTGTCACTCTGAGCCGCAGAGACTCTCACGACGGCTTCTCTGCCGCCGCGCTGTCGGCGACGCCGGACGAGACGCCGTCTCTCGACATCAACCTCGAGGCCCTGGAGACGCCGTCAGGCAGCGAGACGGGAACCCTGCCGGACAGCGCGCACGAGCTGGAGTGGGAGG ATGACCTCCCCCGGATGGCGCGGGGCGGGCTCAGGGCTGTGGCCAGGAGTCCGTTGGAGCAGTCAGAGGGTCTAATGGAGCTGGACCAGGTGGACAGCAGGGGGCGTCGCTGGAGGAGGTTCTGCATCTCCGGACACGAATATCACGTCAACATGAGCGTCCTGGAGCCGTACCTTCAGGTCCTGTCACacggag GTTACTACGGAGATGAGATGAACGCCATCATCCTGTTCACCTCCTGCTACCTGCCAGAGAACACGGTGGAGGACTACGAGTATGTCATGGACAACCTGTTCAG GTACATTGTGGGGACATTGGACCTGATGGTTTCAGAGAACTACCTGCTGGTCTACCTGTGTGCTATGGCTCCCAGAAACAAACTACCGGCCATCAAATGGCTTCACCAGTGCTACACGTCCATCGACAGGAG GCTGAAGAAGGACCTGAAGGGGCTGCTGGTCGTCCATCCTGCATGGTACATCAAAGCTCTCATCACCGTGGTCAAACCCTTCATCAGGTCTGCAACGCACACATCCCTGTTTACCTTG TGA